In Geoalkalibacter ferrihydriticus DSM 17813, the sequence TCCATGGGCTGGTGGTTCTCGGCCTGGTCAATGCCGCGATTTCCATTTTCTTCTATCTGAAGATTGTGCGTGCCGCCTACCTGAGCGCGGAAGAGGGTGGCGAAACTCTGTCCCTGGGATTCGGCACCCGCCTGCTCGGCTATGTGCTGATTCTGGCCATCGTCCTGCTGGGTGTGTTGCCCCAGGGTTTTCTGGCCCTGGCCAAGGCGGCGGTGGCGATTTTATAGCTTTTTACCCCCCCCTAACCAACGTCATTGCATCCCTGGGCCAGTGCGCTTTGGCCGCTGGCTGCAGCGTTGCAGCAATCTTTGGCCATAAAAATTACCGTCGATGTCCCCCTCTCTCGACGCATCATGGCGCAAGATCTGAAAAATATTCTGCAGCTTATTTTCCGCGTTTGCCGGTATAATTCGCTTCACCTTAGGGCCATTTCGACTGTTTTCATGGAGGTCTATGGAGCGAGATCAGATCATTGCCCGCAATCGCGAGGAATACGGCGAGCGTTACGCGCTGCTGAAATTTCCCACTGCGGAACAGGCCGCCGCGGCGCGTGCCCGGCGCGACGAACTTCTCAACGCGCTGGCGGGCAAGGCGGCCATCGGTTGTGGCGGCACCAAGCTCGACTGCAACCGCCTCGCGCCCGGTTGTGCTATTTGCGTAGCGGGCGCCTGGTCGTGCCTGTTTATCAACGGCAAGTGCAATTGCACCTGTTTCTATTGCCCCTCCGAACAGGAGCAGATTGGGCGACCCATCACCAACTCCCTTGAATTTCCCGAGCCTCAAGACTATGTCGATTATATCGCCACCTTCGGCTTCCGCGGTGTGAGTTTCAGCGGCGGGGAACCTCTGCTCACTCCCGAGCGCACTCTGAGTTATCTCAAGGCGGTCAAGAAGCGCTTCGGCGGCGTTGTCCACACCTGGCTCTACACCAACGGGACCTTGCTTACTGGGGAGATTCTTGGGCAGCTGCGCGACGCGGGTCTCGACGAGATCCGTTTCGATATCGGCGCCACCGATTATCATCTCACCAAGGCCGCGTCTGCGGTGGCGATGATTCCCACCGTGACGGTGGAAATTCCCGCAGTACCTGAAGAAAAGGAACAGCTCCGCGTCAAAATCAGGGAAATGGCCGCGCAAGGCATCGCCCACCTCAATCTGCACCAACTGCGTTTGACCCCGTATAGTTTCGATAAATTTCAGGGACGCGGCTACACCTTTCTGCATGGCGAAAAGGTTACCGTCCTTGAATCGGAACTCACCGCCCTGGAATTGCTGCGCGACAGTCTCGCCGGCGACATCGACCTGCCCATCAACTACTGCTCTTTTGTCTACAAAAATCGCTGCCAGGCCCAGGCGGCGCGTCGACGCAACGGTCCATTCGTCAAAAAGGAACATGAGGCTTTAAGTACGGCGGGATACATCCGCAGCCTGGCGTTGACCGGCAGCCCAGAAGGGCTCCAGCGCCGGTGCCGGGATTTTGAGCAACACGGCGCCGCCGCCGGGATGTGGAATCTGAGCCGCGCCAAGGACCGTCTGTTCTTTCACCCCGACCTGGTGCACCTGGTGGCCGTGGATGAGCAGGAACTGCGCGTGAGTTATGCTGAGGCGGCGCAGCGGGCGGCGGTCAGCTACCGCAACCCTTTTACCGAGGTGCGTATCAATGGGGGACGCAAGATCATTATCGAGCGCCGCGCGGTTTGCAACGAAACCACTCTGACCGGCGGCAAGGCAATGGATTTTCTTCACAATTTGCGGAATGGGGGGGATTTCTCGCAATTTTCCGCCATCCAGCCCTATGAGGTTCTCAAGGAGGGGCTGCAGGATTACTTTTGAGAGCGTTGCTGATTGTTTGCTGCGCAGGGGGTGCTCAAGATGTAAGCACCTGTTGGGTGCGGCGGGAACCGTGAGGCACCTGCGATCTTTTGAAAAACCTTGATTTTACAGAGTGTTGTCCGATACGTGGAGATTTGGCACACCCCCTGCTAATAGAGAAGACGTAAGCAGGCACGAAGACGTGCCTCACGCATTTCAGTCAGGCAATGGCGCCCGCTGGGATCATCGCGATCCCGCGGGCTTTTTGTTTGTTCACAGCTCAGGTATTCATTTTGCGGCGCCACGGCGGAGCCGCAACAGGCAAAGAGGCCTCATCCGAATTTTTTCGGGTGGGGCTTTCTATTTTTTGCGACGTCTGGTCGCTGCTTCCCGCGAATTCAATGGCGATGCCGCCTGGGAAGAGTCGTCCCCGCGCCGCACATCCACCGTAAACAGGAGAATCATCATGAGAGAGAAAAAGCTGCGTCAGATCGCAATCTACGGCAAAGGCGGCATCGGCAAATCCACCACCACCCAGAACACCGTCGCGGGTCTGGCCGCCCTCGGTCAAAAAGTTTTGATCATCGGCTGCGACCCCAAGGCCGACTCGACCCGCCTGATCCTGCACGCAAAGGCGCAGGCCACGGTTATGGACAAGGTGCGTGAACTGGGAACCGTTGAGGATCTGGAGCTTGACGATGTGCTCAAAGTCGGCTACGGCGGCGTCAAGTGCGTCGAATCCGGCGGTCCCGAGCCGGGCGTCGGTTGCGCCGGCCGCGGCGTCATCACCGCCATCAACTTCTGTGAGGAAGAAGGCGCCTACACCGACGATCTCGATTACGTTTTCTACGACGTTCTCGGCGACGTGGTGTGCGGCGGCTTCGCCATGCCCATCCGTGAAAACAAGGCGGAAGAGATTTATATCGTTGTTTCCGGCGAGATGATGGCCATGTACGCCGCCAACAATATCTGCAAAGGCATCGTCAAATACGCCTCTTCGGGCAGCGTGCGCCTCGCCGGCCTGATCTGCAACAGCCGCAACACCGACCGCGAGGCCGATCTTATCGAGGCCCTGGCCGAGCGTCTCGGCACCCAGATGATTCACTTCGTGCCCCGCGACAACCAGGTGCAGCGCGCCGAACTGCGGCGCATGACGGTTATCGAATATTCTCCCGAACATCAGCAGGCCGAAGAGTATCGCCAGCTGGCACAGAAGATTGCAGAAAACAAGAAACTGGTAATTCCCACGCCGCTGGAGATTGAAGAACTCGAAGATCTGCTCATGGAGTTCGGCATCATGGAAGCCGAAGACGAAACCATCGTCGGCAAGGCTGAAAACGCCTGACGCGGCTTTGTAGGGGCGACGCATGCGTCGCCCAGGGCAAGGCATGCCTTGCCCCTACGGGAAACATGGATCAACACCCACAAACAGGAGCTGCTTATGTATCAGCCTGGTGATAAAGACCCTAAGGTCAAGCCCGAAGTCGAGGGCCTGAGCAAGGAAAAAGCCGCAAAGCTTATCGAGGAAACTCTCGAGCTCTACCCGGCCAAAGCCAAGAAAAAGCGCGCGCCTCATCTCGCCGCCAACGATCCGGAGGATAAGGGTTGCGCGGTGCGCTCCAACAAGAAAACCGTGCCCGGCGTCATGAGCGCGCGCGGCTGCGCCTACGCCGGAGCCAAGGGCGTGGTGTGGGGGCCGATCCGCGACATGGTGCACATCAGCCACGGACCGGTGGGTTGCGGCTGGTACAGTTGGGGCACGCGCCGCAACCTGACCAAGGGTGTGCCGGGCGTTTCGACCTTTTCCGGCATGCAGTTCACCTCGGACTTTCAGGAAAAAGACATCGTTTACGGCGGTGACAAGAAGCTTGAAAAAATCTGCCGCGAGGTCACCGAGCTTTTCCCCCTGGCCAAGGGCGTTTCGGTACTCTCGGAGTGCCCGGTGGGCCTCATCGGTGACGACATCAACGCCACCGCCAAGAAAATGGCCGGCGAACTCGAGCTGCCGGTAATCCCCTGCAATTGTGAAGGATTCCGCGGCGTGTCCCAGTCCCTGGGCCACCACATTTCCAACGACAGCATCCGCGACCATGTCATCGGCACCCGCGAATTCGAGGAAGAGGCGGGGCCCTACGATATCGCCCTGATCGGCGACTACAACATCGGCGGAGATATCTGGGCGGCGGTCAAGGTCCTTGAAGAGATCGGTCTTAACGTCAAGGCCCAGTGGACCGGCGACGGCCAGATCGAGCACATCGCCGCGACCCACAAGGTCAAGCTCAACCTGATCCATTGCTACCGTTCCATGAACTATATGTGCAAGGTCATGGAAGAGAAGTACGGCATTCCCTGGCTCGAATTCAACTTCTTCGGCCCGACCAAGATCAAGGAAAGCCTGCGCGCCATCGCCGAGCGCTTCGACGACAAGATCAAGGAAAACGTCGAGCGGGTCATCGCCAAGTACGATCCCATCATGCAGGCGATCATCGACGAATACCGCCCACGTCTCGAGGGCAAGAAGGTCATGATCTTTGTCGGCGGTCTGCGGCCGCGTCACACTATCGGCGCCTACGAAGATCTGGGGCTGGTCTGTGTCGGTTCGGGTTATGAATTTGCCCATACCGACGACTACGACCGCACCTATCCCGAAATGCCCAAAGGTTCTCTGGTGTTCGACGACGCCTCGGAGATGGAGCTGGAAATCTTCGCCAAGGAGATCAAGCCCGATCTGGTCGCTTCCGGCATCAAGGAAAAGTACGTCTTCCAGAAGATGGGGCTGCCCTTCCGCCAGATGCACAGCTGGGATTATTCGGGGCCTTATCACGCCTATGAGGGTTTTGAAATCTTCGCCCGTGATATCGACATGGCCATCAACAGCCCGACCTGGAACCTGGTGAAGTCACCGTTCTAAAAAATTATTCACCGCTGAGAGCGCAAAGAGCGCAGAGAAAAATAGAAATATTAATCTCAAAGTCTTGCTCAGCGATCTCGGCGTTCTCGGCGGTGAAAATAAAAAGGAGTCATGCCATGAGCGAAGCCGTTAAAAAAGTCACCGAAATCACCCCCGAAGAAGAAGCGCGGGTGCTGGAATGGACCAAGTCCAAGGACTACCTTGAAAAAAACCTGGCGCGTGAGGGGACGGTCATCAATCCCGCCCATGGTTGCCAGCCGGTCGGTGCCCAGCTTGCCGCGCACGGTTTTGAAGGCAGCTTGCCATTTGTGCACGGCTCTCAGGGCTGCGCCTCCTATTACCGCTCGACTCTCAATCGCCATTTTCGCGAGCCGGCGCCGGCCGTGTCCGACTCCATGACCGAGGACGGCGCCGTGTTCGGCGGCCAGAACAACCTGTTCGAAGGCCTGGAAAACGCTTATGCCCTCTATAAGCCGAAAATCATGCCGATTTTCACCTCGTGCATGCCCGAGATCATTGGTGACGACCTGACCGCCTTCATCAGGAACGCGCGGAACAAAGGCCATATCCCCGAAGATTTTCCGGCGCCTTACGCCAATACGCCCAGTTTCAACGGGACCCACATCCATGGCTACGACGCCATGCTCAAAGCGATTCTTGAGGACCTGACCGCGGGCAAGCGCGTCGATGGCGCCTGCACCGGCAAGCTCAACCTGATCGCGGGCTTTGACGCCTGTACCGGCAACTATCGCGAATACAAGCGCCTGCTCGATGAGATGGACGTACCCCATACCATCCTCGCCGATATTTCCGAGGTTTTCGATTCGCCCCTGGACGGCGAGTACCATATGTACCCCGGCGGCACGCCCCTGGAAGATGCGGCCGCGTCCGTCAACGGCAAAGCGACCATCTCTCTGCAAAAGTACGCAACCGCCAATACCATGAAGTTCGTCAAGCAGGAGTATGCCGGCAAGCATGAAGTGCTGCCCATGCCCATCGGCGTGCAGGCCACAGACACTTTCCTGCTCAAAGTGTCCGAGCTGTTCGGCAAGCCGGTGCCCGAGTCCATCAAGGCCGAACGCGGCCGCTTGGTCGATGCCATGACCGACGCTCATCAGTATCTGCACAACAAGAAATTCGCCATTTACGGCGACCCTGATCAGTTGCTGGCCCTTGCGGGCTTTCTGCTGGAAATGGGCGCCAAGCCCTACCACGTGCTCTGCTCGCGCGCCACCAAGAAATTTGAGAAGGAGATGCGTGAGCTGCTCGACGCCTCGCCCTACGGTAAGGGCTGCCATGTGTGGGTCAACAAGGATCTCTGGCACCTGCGCAGCATTCTGTTCAACGACCCCGTGGACATGATGATTGGCGACACCCACGGCAAACTCGCCGCCCGCGATACCGGCACGCCGCTGATCCGCGTTGGTTTCCCCATTATCGATCGGGTCAACATTCATCGCTATCCCGTTATCGGCTATCAGGGCGCCCTCAACCTGCTGACCTGGATCGCCAACAAGTTTCTCGACATCAAGGATGACACCTGCGAAGACCAGTGGTTCGAGATGATGAGATAGAACACACGGGACGAGAATCGCGGGACGCGGAACCTGAGCTGCCGCGTCCCGCGAAAACTCGGCCTTTAGCGCAGGCAGGATTCTGAATGTTTCGGATGCGCCGCTTCGAGGTGATAGTTGGATCAAAAAAGCGAGGTCTCAGCATGAAAGTCGCATTTGCAAGCACGGACAAGACCCATATCGACGAGCATTTCGGTCAGGCCGAGCATTTTTATATCTGGGACGTAGGGCCTGAGAGCGCTGAGTTTTCCGGCGTGGTTCAGGTCAAGGCTGACGCTGACGCCCTGGGCCATTCCGACGATAAAATCGAGGCCCGCGCCGCGGCCCTGAATGACTGCGCCCTGGTCTATGTCGCCGAGATCGGCGGGCCGGCGGCGGCGCGCCTGGTGGCCAAGAAAATCCATCCCGTCAAGAGCAAGGACCGCGAGGCGATCTCGGTAGTCGTCGAAAAATTGCAGGACGTTCTGCGCAGCAGCCCGCCGCCCTGGCTGCGTAAAGCCATGCTCAAGGGTGAGCGGCCCGCGATATAAAATCAAAAAAAATCGTAACCATTCAGCTGCAACGTCCGACAGCACCGCAGGGGGCGGCGGCTGAGTGCTTCGGCAAATGTTTGAGCCGCAGGCGAGTTTTTGCCGCACGCGATGCCGCCGTCCCCTGCGGCGCCTGCTTAACAGTTACATAAAATCATTCACCGCAGAGAGCGCGAAGAACGCGGAGGCAGGCCTGGGGTAAATCCTGAAAAGGGACATGGCCTTCTTTGGGATTTTTCTCGGCGTTCTTTGCGCTCTTTGCGGTGGAAAATCTTCTCGCATCCATCGAAAAAGGAGAATCACCATGGCTTATCTGACCGGAAAAACCAAAGGGGGCAAGGACTGGACCCCCAACTTTATCGAAGCCATCGATGCGGAAAAGTGCATCGGTTGCGGCCGCTGTTACAAAGCCTGCTCGCGCAACGTGTTCGCGCCGGAAGATTTCGAGGATGAAGAAACGGAATCCCTGCGCATGATCATGACCATCGCCAATGACCAGAACTGCATCGGCTGCGTGGCCTGTGGCGTGGCCTGCTCCAAAAAGGCTTTCAGCTTTAAGCCGCTGGCCATCTGACCCGGGGAGGCACCTATGCTCATCGCCGTTGCATCAAAATCCGGTACGCTGGTCGACCAGCATTTCGGCCACGCCGAGCGCTTTCTCATTTATGATTGCGCCGGCGGAAAACCGCAGCTGGTGGACCAGAAACCCGTGGAGAAATACTGTTCCTTCGACCCCGACCACCCGTTTCGCGAAGACAAATTCAGCGCCATCCTCGCCGCCCTCGCGGGCTGCCGCGCCGTGGTCAGCGCCCAGATCGGCGAGCTGCCCAGGCAGGAACTGGAAAAACGCGGAATCTCCGCCATCAGCGCCGTCGGTCCCATCGACCAGGCGATCCTGGCGGCCCATGGCACCCTGTGCGGCTGCGGCGGTGGTTGCGGGCCTAACAACTGCTGAGTTTCTGCACAAATTCGATTCATCCTGAGAGTGCAATTGCCCAAGGCTTGGGCAGGCTGGTTTTTGCGAGATTCCAGCCTGCCCATTTTTTTATGTAAAAACGGCCTGTTAGCCGTTTTGTCCAGGTTGGCACAGCCAATGCAGTTAAGGAAGTCGACACAAGGTTGTGTCACTCATAACAGGCAACGAAGCCCCGCATCTCAAGCTGAGATGGCGGGGCTTTATCGTTACGGACCAGGCAAGGGCGCTTTCCGCACAACGGAAGAGCGCCCTTGCGCGTTTTTACTTATAAGGAGACCGATCATGAGCAAATCCTGCCCGATGATGGCCATGAAGAAACAGAGTGAGCATCCCTGCTTCGGCGGCGACCATGACAAGGCCGGGCGCGTGCATCTGCCCGTGGCGCCGGGCTGCAACATCAAGTGCGGGTTCTGCGAGCGCAAGTTCGACTGCGCCAACGAAAGCCGCCCCGGCGTCACCAGCCGGCTTCTCACGCCCGCCGAGGCCCTGGAGCGGGTGCGGCTGTTGCTGCGCCACCCCAAGGTCGGCGACAAGTTGCGCGTGGTCGGCATTGCCGGCCCCGGCGATCCGCTGGCCAATGAAAAGACCTTTGAAACCTTCCGGCTGGTCAAGGATGCCTATCCTGACATGATGCTGTGTCTTTCCACCAACGGCCTGCTGTTGCCCGAACGCATCGATGAGATTGCTGCCCTCGACGTGCACAGTCTCACCGTCACCATCAACGCCCTCACCGCCGAGACCGGCGCCAGGGTTTATGAATGGGTGCGCTATCAGGGCGCGGTGCTGCGCGGCGAGCAAGGCGCGGCCCTGCTTCTCGAAAAACAGCTCGCCGGACTTGAAGCGGCCGCGGGGCGCGGCCTGTTGGTCAAGGTCAATCACGTCTACATCCCCGGCGTCAACGATCATGAAACTCTCGATCTGGCCGTTAAGGTACGCAATCTCGGCGCGACCCTGATGAACATCATCCCGGTCATCCCCATCGGCCTGTTCAAGGACATCAAGCCGCCCTCCGATGCAGTGATGGAGATGGTACGCAACCAGGCTGAATTGATTCTCTCCCAGGCCCGCCACTGCCGCCAGTGCCGCGCCGATGCCGCCGGGCTGGTGGGCCAGGACATCGATCTGACGGAGTTGCATGCGCAGGCCGGTTAAAAATAGGAGAAGGATTATGCGCCTTGGGGTCGGGTTGTTGGGATGTACGTTGTTGTTCCAGTTGTTTTGCGCAGGGGCGGTTAGGGCAGCTGAAGTGCGGGTGTCGGCGGCGGCGAGCATGGCCGAGGCCCTCAGGGAAATCGCCGCCGCTTACACGCAGATGTCTCCCGCTGAGGTGGTGATCGCCAATTTCGGGGCATCAGGCGCTCTGGCGCGGCAAATCGAGCAAGGTGCTCCGGCCGATCTTTATCTCTCGGCGAATGCGCAGTGGGTGGAGTATCTGATCGCCGCCGGCCGAATCGCAGGTGAGGATGTTCGCACCCTGGCCGGAAACTCCCTGGTGTTCGTGGGGCGTTCAGGTCTCGAAGTCACCACCCTGGCGGATCTCTCCGCGCTGGGGCGCATCGCCCTGGTCAACCCGCGCAGCGCGCCCGCCGGGGAATATGCCCAACAGGCCCTGGATGCCGTCGGCGTCTACGCCGCCCTTGCCGGCAAGCTGGTCATGGCCCAGGATGTACGCCAGGCCGTCGTCTACGCCGATCGCGGTGAAGTCGACGGCGCACTGGTCTATAAATCCGACGCTCTCCTTGCCCGCCAGGCCGTCATTCTTCACGAAGTGCCGGCTCATCTTCATAACGAAATCAGCTACCCTGCGGCCCTCACCACCAGCGGCCGCAATAATCCCAACGCCGTTGCCTTCTTCAATTTTCTGCAAAGCGACACGGCTCGCCGAATCCTGCACAGTTACGGTTTCATCGTCGAAGAAGAGGTTCTCCCGCAAATGACCAAGGACCAATGACAAGGGACGGTTTTCATGTTCGATTTCACCCCCACGGACTACCAGGCCATGGCCCTTTCAGCGAAGGTGGCGCTTGTCGCGACCATGCTTTCGCTGCCTTTGGGCTTTGCCGCCGCCTGGCTGCTGGTGTTCAGTCGCGTACCCGGCAAGGCGCTCATCGACGGGATCATCAACTTGCCTCTGGTGCTGCCGCCGGTGGTGGTGGGCTACCTGCTGCTGCTCACCCTGGGCAGCCAGGGGTGGCTGGGCGGATTGCTCGACGCTTGGGGGATTCGCGTTATTTTCACCTGGAAGGCGGCAGTGCTGGCCTCCATGGTGGTGGGTTTTCCCCTGCTGGTGCGCTCCATCCGCCTCGGCATGGAGAGCATCGACGAGCGTTTGATCCAGGCCTCGCGGACCCTGGGGGCGCCTTGGTATGATACGCTCCTGACCGTGATCCTGCCCCTTTCGACCCGCGCCCTGATTGCCGGTGCGACCCTGATGTTCGCCCGCAGCCTCGGAGAATTCGGCGCCACCATCATCGTCGCCGGCAACATCCCCGGCGTGACCCAGACCATCCCTCTGGCCATTTACGATTACACCAACACCCCGGGCGGCGACCGCATGGCTCTGGCCCTGTGCGCGGTGTCCATCCTGCTGGCCCTTGCGGTACTGTTGTTCAACGAGGGCCTGGTCAAACGCTTCAAGCGGGGAGAACTGCGATGAAGCTCGAGGTGTCGGTGCGCAAACGCTATGAAAACTTTTCCTTTGAAGCTGATTTTTCCGTGCAGGGCGCGCGCATCGGCGTGTTCGGTCCCTCGGGCAGCGGCAAATCCACCCTGATGCATCTGCTTGCCGGGCTGCTGCCCGCCGACGCGGGCTTCATCCACCTGGACGGGGTGCCCCTGTATCAGAGCGCGCGCGGTATTGAGGTGCCCGCGCGCAAGCGGCGCATCGCCGTGGTGTTTCAGCATGCCCATCTGTTTCCCCATCTGAGCGTGCGCGCCAATCTTCTGTACGGCTACAAGCGCATTGCCCGGGCCGAGCGGCGCATCGACCCCGACACCCTGTGCGAGGTGCTTCACCTTGGGCCGCTACTCGGGCGTGGCGTCAATGCTCTTTCCGGAGGCGAGCGCCAGCGCGTGGCCCTGGGGCGGGCGGTGCTTGCCCATCCGCGCCTGATCCTCATGGATGAGCCTGTGACCGGGCTCGACGAGGGGCTCAAGTACCAGATTTTGCCCTATCTCAAGCAGACCTTCGCCGCCTTCGGCATCCCCCTGATCTTCATCAGTCACTCTCTCACCGAAATGCGCCTGATGACCGACGAGGTGCTGGAGTTCGAGGACGGGCGCCTGACGGCCCAGTCCGGCGTGGAAGACCTGGCGCGGCGCCGCCTGGCCTCAAGCCCGGTGGGTTACATCAATCATCTGCGGCTCGAAGACGGCCGTGCCCAGAGCGATCTGTGGGATTATCGCTGGGGAGAGAATCGTCTGATTCTCTCCAGCGGCAACGGTGTTGGGGGCGGAGGGGTTTTCGAGCTCTCCTCCAAGGATGTCACCCTGTTCAAACAGCATCCGGAGGCCACGAGCGCGCGCAACATTCTGCGCTGTCGGGTGAGCGGGATTTTCCCGGCCGGCAACCGGGTGGGCGTTGATCTTGACTGCGGCGGCGCGAAGCTTGTATCTCAGGTGGTGGGGGAGGCGGCGCGGGATCTGGAGCTGCATCCCGGGCGCGAGTTGTTCGCCGTGATCAAGGCGTCGGCGTTCCGGCGTCTGTGTTAACACTGGGGAGGTCGAAAGATGATACTCATCGTCGAGCCGGATGCGCACTGTCCCGCCGGGTTTTACGGCGCATTGCTCAACGCCTGGGCGGTGCCTCAAGAGACCTGGCGGCCCTATGTCGACGCACGGGTCCCCTCGCCGGCGGCCGCGCGCGGGGTCATCGTCCTCGGTGGGGCCATGGGCGTGCATGACGAGGCGCAATATCCCTTCCTGCCTTTGGTGAAGCAGATGCTCTGGGACGTCATCCGTCGGGATATTCCCTGCTTGGGCATTTGTTTGGGCGGACAGTTGTTGGCGCAGGTGCTGGGCGCGAAGGTTCATTCGCAACGCCATGGCGAGCACGGCTGTGCCAGCGTTCAACTCACCGCTGCCGGCCGCCGCGATCCGTTGTTCGGCGGTTTGCCTTCTCCCTTTTCCACCTTCCACTGGCACAACGACAGCTTCGAAATTCCCCAGGGTGCAACGCACCTGGCCTTTACGCCAACCTGCGCCGGCCAGGCTTTCCGTCGGAGCAACGCCTGGGGCGTACAGTTTCACCCCGAGGTTGATGCCGCCATCGTCGACGACTGGCGGCAACGGATTCACGCCGATCCAGCCGTTGTCAACGCGTTCTGCAGCCGGCAGGCGCGGTTGCAGGCCGTGGGCGAACATCTGCTGCGCAATTTTGTGCAAATCACCGACTCCCTACCGCCAATTGCCTGAATCCTGGGCGAACTTTTTGTCATTTCACCGGGATTGCCAGGCCCTCCCCTGTGGCTGCGGCGAATAAAACCGACCAAGAAAAAAATATTTTAATTGCTTTTAATTTTTAAATTTATTTTAAATTCCGGGATTTGCGGGCTAACTATGACAAAGTTGGTAATCATCCGGGCCTTTCCTCTGTTGTATACGTGCGCGATTGGTGTGTGTTTTGCAAAATGCCTGACGCTGCCTTTTTTTAGACATCTATCGGTAATTTAACGCGGAGGATGGCATGAAGGATTTCAGGTTGGGCGTAAAGTTGATGAGCGGGTTTGTTCTAGTCGGCTTGATCACCCTTGCCGTCGGCGGCATTGGTGTCAACGGCCTCAAATCATTACAAGGCGATATCGAAATTCTGGGTCGGGAGAAACTGCCGTCTGTTGAACATCTCTATACCATCAA encodes:
- the modA gene encoding molybdate ABC transporter substrate-binding protein; this encodes MRLGVGLLGCTLLFQLFCAGAVRAAEVRVSAAASMAEALREIAAAYTQMSPAEVVIANFGASGALARQIEQGAPADLYLSANAQWVEYLIAAGRIAGEDVRTLAGNSLVFVGRSGLEVTTLADLSALGRIALVNPRSAPAGEYAQQALDAVGVYAALAGKLVMAQDVRQAVVYADRGEVDGALVYKSDALLARQAVILHEVPAHLHNEISYPAALTTSGRNNPNAVAFFNFLQSDTARRILHSYGFIVEEEVLPQMTKDQ
- the nifK gene encoding nitrogenase molybdenum-iron protein subunit beta gives rise to the protein MSEAVKKVTEITPEEEARVLEWTKSKDYLEKNLAREGTVINPAHGCQPVGAQLAAHGFEGSLPFVHGSQGCASYYRSTLNRHFREPAPAVSDSMTEDGAVFGGQNNLFEGLENAYALYKPKIMPIFTSCMPEIIGDDLTAFIRNARNKGHIPEDFPAPYANTPSFNGTHIHGYDAMLKAILEDLTAGKRVDGACTGKLNLIAGFDACTGNYREYKRLLDEMDVPHTILADISEVFDSPLDGEYHMYPGGTPLEDAAASVNGKATISLQKYATANTMKFVKQEYAGKHEVLPMPIGVQATDTFLLKVSELFGKPVPESIKAERGRLVDAMTDAHQYLHNKKFAIYGDPDQLLALAGFLLEMGAKPYHVLCSRATKKFEKEMRELLDASPYGKGCHVWVNKDLWHLRSILFNDPVDMMIGDTHGKLAARDTGTPLIRVGFPIIDRVNIHRYPVIGYQGALNLLTWIANKFLDIKDDTCEDQWFEMMR
- a CDS encoding NifB/NifX family molybdenum-iron cluster-binding protein, whose protein sequence is MLIAVASKSGTLVDQHFGHAERFLIYDCAGGKPQLVDQKPVEKYCSFDPDHPFREDKFSAILAALAGCRAVVSAQIGELPRQELEKRGISAISAVGPIDQAILAAHGTLCGCGGGCGPNNC
- the nifD gene encoding nitrogenase molybdenum-iron protein alpha chain, whose product is MYQPGDKDPKVKPEVEGLSKEKAAKLIEETLELYPAKAKKKRAPHLAANDPEDKGCAVRSNKKTVPGVMSARGCAYAGAKGVVWGPIRDMVHISHGPVGCGWYSWGTRRNLTKGVPGVSTFSGMQFTSDFQEKDIVYGGDKKLEKICREVTELFPLAKGVSVLSECPVGLIGDDINATAKKMAGELELPVIPCNCEGFRGVSQSLGHHISNDSIRDHVIGTREFEEEAGPYDIALIGDYNIGGDIWAAVKVLEEIGLNVKAQWTGDGQIEHIAATHKVKLNLIHCYRSMNYMCKVMEEKYGIPWLEFNFFGPTKIKESLRAIAERFDDKIKENVERVIAKYDPIMQAIIDEYRPRLEGKKVMIFVGGLRPRHTIGAYEDLGLVCVGSGYEFAHTDDYDRTYPEMPKGSLVFDDASEMELEIFAKEIKPDLVASGIKEKYVFQKMGLPFRQMHSWDYSGPYHAYEGFEIFARDIDMAINSPTWNLVKSPF
- the fdxB gene encoding ferredoxin III, nif-specific yields the protein MAYLTGKTKGGKDWTPNFIEAIDAEKCIGCGRCYKACSRNVFAPEDFEDEETESLRMIMTIANDQNCIGCVACGVACSKKAFSFKPLAI
- a CDS encoding radical SAM protein produces the protein MSKSCPMMAMKKQSEHPCFGGDHDKAGRVHLPVAPGCNIKCGFCERKFDCANESRPGVTSRLLTPAEALERVRLLLRHPKVGDKLRVVGIAGPGDPLANEKTFETFRLVKDAYPDMMLCLSTNGLLLPERIDEIAALDVHSLTVTINALTAETGARVYEWVRYQGAVLRGEQGAALLLEKQLAGLEAAAGRGLLVKVNHVYIPGVNDHETLDLAVKVRNLGATLMNIIPVIPIGLFKDIKPPSDAVMEMVRNQAELILSQARHCRQCRADAAGLVGQDIDLTELHAQAG
- a CDS encoding radical SAM protein — protein: MERDQIIARNREEYGERYALLKFPTAEQAAAARARRDELLNALAGKAAIGCGGTKLDCNRLAPGCAICVAGAWSCLFINGKCNCTCFYCPSEQEQIGRPITNSLEFPEPQDYVDYIATFGFRGVSFSGGEPLLTPERTLSYLKAVKKRFGGVVHTWLYTNGTLLTGEILGQLRDAGLDEIRFDIGATDYHLTKAASAVAMIPTVTVEIPAVPEEKEQLRVKIREMAAQGIAHLNLHQLRLTPYSFDKFQGRGYTFLHGEKVTVLESELTALELLRDSLAGDIDLPINYCSFVYKNRCQAQAARRRNGPFVKKEHEALSTAGYIRSLALTGSPEGLQRRCRDFEQHGAAAGMWNLSRAKDRLFFHPDLVHLVAVDEQELRVSYAEAAQRAAVSYRNPFTEVRINGGRKIIIERRAVCNETTLTGGKAMDFLHNLRNGGDFSQFSAIQPYEVLKEGLQDYF
- the nifH gene encoding nitrogenase iron protein — protein: MRQIAIYGKGGIGKSTTTQNTVAGLAALGQKVLIIGCDPKADSTRLILHAKAQATVMDKVRELGTVEDLELDDVLKVGYGGVKCVESGGPEPGVGCAGRGVITAINFCEEEGAYTDDLDYVFYDVLGDVVCGGFAMPIRENKAEEIYIVVSGEMMAMYAANNICKGIVKYASSGSVRLAGLICNSRNTDREADLIEALAERLGTQMIHFVPRDNQVQRAELRRMTVIEYSPEHQQAEEYRQLAQKIAENKKLVIPTPLEIEELEDLLMEFGIMEAEDETIVGKAENA
- the nifX gene encoding nitrogen fixation protein NifX; the encoded protein is MKVAFASTDKTHIDEHFGQAEHFYIWDVGPESAEFSGVVQVKADADALGHSDDKIEARAAALNDCALVYVAEIGGPAAARLVAKKIHPVKSKDREAISVVVEKLQDVLRSSPPPWLRKAMLKGERPAI